One segment of Tenrec ecaudatus isolate mTenEca1 chromosome 1, mTenEca1.hap1, whole genome shotgun sequence DNA contains the following:
- the GGPS1 gene encoding geranylgeranyl pyrophosphate synthase isoform X2, which produces MLHNASLLIDDIEDNSKLRRGFPVAHSIYGIPSVINSANYVYFLGLEKVLTLDHPDAVKLFTRQLLELHQGQGLDIYWRDNYTCPTEEEYKAMVLQKTGGLFGLAVGLMQLFSDYKEDLKPLLNTLGLFFQIRDDYANLHSKEYSENKSFCEDLTEGKFSFPTIHAIRSRPESTQVQNILRQRTENVDVKKYCVHYLENVGSFEYTQNTLKELESKAYKQIDARGGNPELTMLIKHLSKMFREENE; this is translated from the coding sequence ATGCTACATAATGCCAGTTTACTCATCGATGATATCGAAGACAACTCTAAACTTCGACGTGGCTTTCCGGTGGCTCACAGCATCTATGGGATTCCATCGGTCATCAATTCTGCTAATTATGTGTATTTTCTTGGTTTGGAAAAAGTCTTGACCCTTGATCACCCAGATGCAGTGAAACTTTTTACCCGCCAACTTTTAGAACTCCACCAGGGACAAGGCCTAGACATATACTGGAGGGACAATTACACTTGTCCCACTGAAGAGGAATATAAAGCCATGGTCCTACAAAAGACTGGTGGGCTGTTTGGATTAGCTGTCGGGCTCATGCAATTGTTCTCTGATTACAAAGAAGATTTAAAGCCTCTACTTAATACACTTGGGCTCTTTTTCCAAATTAGGGATGATTATGCTAATCTACACTCCAAAGAATACAGTGAAAACAAAAGCTTTTGTGAAGATCTAACTGAAGGAAAGTTCTCATTTCCCACTATTCATGCTATTCGGTCAAGGCCTGAAAGCACCCAGGTGCAGAATATCTTGCGCCAGAGAACCGAAAACGTAGATGTTAAAAAATACTGTGTACATTATCTTGAGAATGTAGGTTCTTTTGAATACactcagaatactctgaaagagcTTGAATCTAAAGCTTATAAACAAATTGATGCACGAGGTGGGAACCCTGAACTAACAatgctaataaaacatttaagtaAAATGTTCAGAGAAGAAAATGAATGA
- the GGPS1 gene encoding geranylgeranyl pyrophosphate synthase isoform X1: MEMAQETVQRLLLEPYKYLLQLPGKQVRTKLSQAFNHWLKVPEDKLQIIIEVTEMLHNASLLIDDIEDNSKLRRGFPVAHSIYGIPSVINSANYVYFLGLEKVLTLDHPDAVKLFTRQLLELHQGQGLDIYWRDNYTCPTEEEYKAMVLQKTGGLFGLAVGLMQLFSDYKEDLKPLLNTLGLFFQIRDDYANLHSKEYSENKSFCEDLTEGKFSFPTIHAIRSRPESTQVQNILRQRTENVDVKKYCVHYLENVGSFEYTQNTLKELESKAYKQIDARGGNPELTMLIKHLSKMFREENE; encoded by the exons gtAAACAAGTAAGAACCAAGCTTTCACAAGCTTTTAATCATTGGctgaaagttccagaagacaaactaCAG ATTATCATTGAAGTAACAGAAATGCTACATAATGCCAGTTTACTCATCGATGATATCGAAGACAACTCTAAACTTCGACGTGGCTTTCCGGTGGCTCACAGCATCTATGGGATTCCATCGGTCATCAATTCTGCTAATTATGTGTATTTTCTTGGTTTGGAAAAAGTCTTGACCCTTGATCACCCAGATGCAGTGAAACTTTTTACCCGCCAACTTTTAGAACTCCACCAGGGACAAGGCCTAGACATATACTGGAGGGACAATTACACTTGTCCCACTGAAGAGGAATATAAAGCCATGGTCCTACAAAAGACTGGTGGGCTGTTTGGATTAGCTGTCGGGCTCATGCAATTGTTCTCTGATTACAAAGAAGATTTAAAGCCTCTACTTAATACACTTGGGCTCTTTTTCCAAATTAGGGATGATTATGCTAATCTACACTCCAAAGAATACAGTGAAAACAAAAGCTTTTGTGAAGATCTAACTGAAGGAAAGTTCTCATTTCCCACTATTCATGCTATTCGGTCAAGGCCTGAAAGCACCCAGGTGCAGAATATCTTGCGCCAGAGAACCGAAAACGTAGATGTTAAAAAATACTGTGTACATTATCTTGAGAATGTAGGTTCTTTTGAATACactcagaatactctgaaagagcTTGAATCTAAAGCTTATAAACAAATTGATGCACGAGGTGGGAACCCTGAACTAACAatgctaataaaacatttaagtaAAATGTTCAGAGAAGAAAATGAATGA